The following are encoded in a window of Eschrichtius robustus isolate mEscRob2 chromosome 1, mEscRob2.pri, whole genome shotgun sequence genomic DNA:
- the ATP6V1D gene encoding V-type proton ATPase subunit D — translation MSGKDRIEIFPSRMAQTIMRARLKGAQTGRNLLKKKSDALTLRFRQILKKIIETKMLMGEVMREAAFSLAEAKFTAGDFSTTVIQNVNKAQVKIRAKKDNVAGVTLPVFEHYHEGTDSYELTGLARGGEQLAKLKRNYAKAVELLVELASLQTSFVTLDEAIKITNRRVNAIEHVIIPRIERTLAYIITELDEREREEFYRLKKIQEKKKILKEKSEKDLEQRRAAGEVMEPANLLAEEKDEDLLFE, via the exons ATGTCGGGCAAAGACCGAATTGAAATCTTTCCCTCGCGAAt GGCACAGACCATCATGAGGGCTCGGTTAAAAGGAGCACAGACGGGTCGAAACCTCCTAAAGAAAAAATCTGACGCCTTAACTCTTCGATTTCGACAGATCCTTAAGAAGATAATAGAG ACTAAAATGTTGATGGGTGAAGTGATGAGAGAAGCTGCCTTTTCACTTGCTGAAGCCAAGTTCACAGCAGGGGACTTCAG cACCACAGTaatccaaaatgtaaataaagccCAAGTGAAGATTAGAGCAAAGAAAGATAATGTAGCAG GTGTTACTTTGCCAGTATTTGAACATTACCATGAAGGAACTGACA GTTACGAACTGACTGGTTTAGCCAGAGGTGGCGAACAGTTGGCTAAACTGAAGAGGAATTATGCCAAAGCAGTGGAACTACTGGTGGAACTAGCTTCGCTGCAG ACTTCCTTTGTTACTTTGGATGAAGCTATTAAGATAACCAACAGGCGTGTAAATGCCATTGAACATG TCATCATTCCCCGGATTGAACGTACCCTTGCTTATATCATCACAGAGctggatgagagagagagagaagagttcTATAG GTtaaagaaaatacaggagaagaaaaagattcTCAAGGAAAAGTCTGAGAAGGACTTGGAACAACGGAGGGCAGCTGGAGAGGTGATGGAGCCTGCTAATCTTCTGGCTGAAGAGAAGGATGAGGATCTTCTCTTTGAATAA